One genomic region from Kamptonema formosum PCC 6407 encodes:
- a CDS encoding BPTD_3080 family restriction endonuclease: MSSKTTIDQLIINSPYEEPQKYWHYDRTSRLFNLAAGRRPAGYIIASENSKTSDDAGKFVEIPLVNQIRPRVKAWCDDGYPGVTGVTKRLLEHWDKSEERDFPFFFCQLEAIKTLIWLTESPPSAKVGIDIPDDGGNFKRLCSKMATGSGKTIVMAMLIAWQIINKVTYPQDPRFSKAIFIVAPGLTVRNRLQVLLPSAENNYYEIFNIVPLGLFDKIRQGKVLIRNWHALNWETEEQIKKKKGVDKRGAKSNEAYAREVLGEVANSSNIIVINDEAHHAWRIPAESKIKGISKEELDEATKWVGGLDRIHQARKILTCFDFSATPFAPSGKKSSEEALFGWIVSDFGLNDAIESGLVKTPRVVIRDDSKLTKDYKSRLYHLYRDPEVYDDINRKAKPDESLPDLLANGYLLLGKDWLETAKSWQESGHKVPPAMISIANRTETAARIKYAFDHHKIHIEELCNSERTLHIDSNVLKMAESQEESTEIQDTAAENSEDDNSEDEPIRKLSKKEQAELLRKTVDTVGQLGKPGEQIQNVISVGMLSEGWDAKTVTHIMGIRAFTSQLLCEQVVGRGLRRTTYDINPETNLLEAEYVNIFGVPFTFLPHESTEGTPPPPPNPKTEIKPDPEKQQFEMRFPNIVRIDYIYKPELKLDLSQIKPLKLDAYDNSTQADLAAILDGKPDVTRIETINLEDLGEKFRMQKIAFEAARDIFDQMKPGWQGNREYLLAKLIRLVEEFIQSDFIEINPPLFSLDEIKRRILITLNMSKIVQHIWQAIYLENTEVIEPVFDPEHPIRSTSDMRPWHTGKPCEYTQKSHINCCIFDSTWEASEAFELDRNDYVDAWVKNDHLGFEILYIFDGIVRKYRPDFIIRLKNGNFLILETKGQPTRQDEAKWGFLDRWIQAVNQHGGFGYWQLEVSRNPSDVRLILEKTAFQSR; encoded by the coding sequence ATGTCATCAAAAACTACGATCGATCAACTCATTATCAATTCTCCCTACGAAGAACCGCAAAAATATTGGCACTACGATCGCACTTCTCGCCTATTCAACCTAGCAGCAGGAAGACGACCCGCAGGCTATATTATTGCTTCCGAAAACTCTAAAACTTCCGACGATGCCGGTAAATTTGTCGAGATTCCTTTAGTTAACCAAATTCGTCCCCGCGTCAAAGCTTGGTGCGATGATGGATACCCCGGTGTCACAGGCGTTACCAAGCGTCTGCTAGAACACTGGGACAAATCAGAAGAACGGGATTTTCCCTTCTTTTTCTGTCAGTTAGAAGCCATAAAAACCCTAATCTGGCTAACAGAATCCCCACCCTCTGCAAAAGTTGGTATTGATATTCCTGACGATGGCGGAAACTTCAAACGCCTGTGTTCCAAAATGGCAACAGGTTCGGGCAAAACTATCGTTATGGCGATGTTAATTGCATGGCAAATTATCAATAAAGTTACCTATCCCCAAGATCCCCGTTTTTCTAAAGCCATTTTTATTGTTGCACCTGGACTAACTGTTAGAAATCGCCTACAAGTTCTGCTTCCCTCTGCGGAAAATAACTACTATGAAATATTCAATATTGTGCCTCTGGGATTATTCGATAAAATTCGTCAAGGGAAAGTTTTAATCCGCAACTGGCACGCCTTGAATTGGGAAACTGAAGAACAAATAAAAAAGAAGAAAGGAGTTGATAAACGCGGTGCAAAAAGTAACGAAGCCTACGCTAGAGAAGTATTAGGAGAAGTTGCCAATTCTAGCAACATTATTGTTATTAACGACGAGGCACACCACGCATGGCGCATACCTGCTGAATCCAAAATTAAAGGTATTAGTAAAGAAGAATTAGACGAGGCTACAAAATGGGTTGGTGGACTCGATCGCATTCATCAAGCTAGAAAAATTCTCACCTGTTTTGACTTTTCTGCCACACCCTTTGCACCCTCTGGTAAAAAGAGTTCAGAAGAAGCTTTATTTGGCTGGATTGTTAGCGATTTTGGCTTAAATGATGCCATTGAATCTGGCTTAGTTAAAACTCCTCGCGTGGTGATTCGTGACGATAGCAAATTAACAAAAGACTATAAATCTCGCCTTTATCATCTCTATCGAGATCCCGAAGTTTATGATGATATCAATCGTAAAGCTAAACCTGATGAATCCCTCCCGGATTTGCTGGCTAACGGCTATCTTTTACTCGGAAAAGATTGGCTAGAAACGGCGAAATCATGGCAAGAATCGGGGCATAAAGTTCCACCAGCCATGATTTCTATTGCTAACCGTACCGAAACTGCGGCTAGAATTAAATATGCTTTCGATCATCACAAAATTCATATCGAAGAACTCTGTAACTCAGAACGCACTTTACACATTGATTCTAATGTTTTAAAAATGGCAGAATCCCAAGAAGAAAGTACCGAAATCCAAGATACAGCCGCAGAAAATAGCGAAGATGATAACTCTGAGGATGAACCTATTCGCAAACTTTCAAAGAAAGAACAAGCAGAACTTTTACGAAAAACAGTTGATACAGTTGGTCAACTTGGAAAGCCTGGGGAACAAATTCAAAATGTTATTTCTGTTGGGATGTTATCTGAAGGTTGGGACGCTAAAACTGTAACGCATATTATGGGGATTCGCGCATTCACCAGCCAACTTCTCTGCGAACAAGTCGTAGGTAGAGGTTTACGGAGAACTACTTACGACATCAACCCAGAAACAAACCTACTTGAAGCCGAATATGTTAATATTTTTGGTGTTCCTTTTACCTTTCTTCCCCACGAATCTACCGAAGGAACTCCACCCCCACCACCTAATCCTAAAACTGAAATTAAACCCGATCCTGAAAAACAGCAGTTTGAAATGAGGTTTCCCAATATTGTCCGCATTGATTATATTTATAAACCAGAACTAAAACTCGATTTGAGTCAGATTAAACCTTTAAAGTTAGATGCCTATGACAATAGCACACAAGCAGATCTCGCCGCTATTTTGGATGGTAAACCGGATGTGACCAGAATTGAGACGATCAACTTAGAAGATTTGGGTGAAAAATTTCGGATGCAAAAAATTGCTTTTGAAGCTGCCAGAGATATTTTTGACCAGATGAAACCTGGTTGGCAAGGTAATCGAGAATACTTACTAGCCAAACTGATTCGATTAGTCGAAGAATTTATCCAGTCAGATTTCATCGAAATTAATCCACCATTATTTAGTTTGGATGAAATTAAACGGCGGATTCTGATTACTCTCAATATGAGTAAAATTGTTCAGCACATTTGGCAAGCTATTTATTTAGAAAATACAGAAGTAATTGAACCAGTATTCGATCCAGAACATCCCATCCGTTCTACATCTGATATGCGTCCCTGGCATACAGGTAAACCTTGCGAGTATACCCAAAAATCCCATATTAATTGTTGCATTTTTGATAGTACATGGGAAGCCAGCGAAGCTTTTGAACTGGATCGGAATGACTATGTTGATGCTTGGGTGAAAAACGATCATCTGGGATTTGAAATTTTGTATATTTTTGATGGAATTGTGCGTAAATATCGCCCCGATTTCATTATCCGACTGAAAAATGGCAATTTCTTGATTTTGGAAACCAAAGGACAACCAACTCGCCAAGATGAGGCTAAATGGGGATTTTTAGATCGGTGGATTCAAGCTGTTAATCAGCATGGTGGCTTTGGTTATTGGCAACTTGAAGTCTCAAGAAATCCATCTGACGTTAGGCTAATTTTGGAGAAAACTGCATTTCAGTCGAGATAA
- a CDS encoding Uma2 family endonuclease has translation MTQTISKLITFDEFLEWKPENGHYELHNGVIVEMPNPTGQHSAIAGFQAVEFGLEIRRLQLPYFIPKECTIKFCDNSGYDPDVIVLDKQAVAANESRWEKESVITQGNSIKLVVEVVSTNWRDDYAHKMIDYEALGIPEYWIVDYLGLGGSRYIGSPKQPTLSVYQLVDGEYQIKLFRGDERVESLVFPGLNLTAVQIFNGE, from the coding sequence ATGACTCAAACAATATCCAAGTTAATAACTTTTGATGAATTTCTGGAATGGAAACCAGAAAACGGACATTATGAATTACATAACGGAGTTATTGTTGAAATGCCAAATCCAACTGGTCAACATTCTGCGATCGCGGGTTTTCAGGCCGTCGAGTTTGGTTTAGAAATCAGGCGACTACAGCTTCCTTACTTTATTCCCAAGGAATGTACAATTAAATTTTGCGATAACTCTGGATACGATCCAGATGTCATTGTATTAGATAAACAAGCCGTAGCAGCCAATGAATCTCGATGGGAAAAAGAATCCGTTATTACTCAAGGAAATTCCATAAAGTTAGTTGTTGAAGTTGTCAGCACAAATTGGCGGGATGATTATGCACATAAAATGATTGATTATGAAGCATTAGGCATTCCCGAATATTGGATAGTCGATTATTTAGGTTTAGGTGGTAGCCGTTATATAGGTTCTCCGAAACAGCCTACTTTATCAGTTTATCAGCTAGTAGATGGTGAGTATCAAATTAAGTTATTTCGAGGAGATGAAAGAGTTGAGTCTTTAGTGTTTCCTGGGTTGAATTTGACCGCCGTGCAGATTTTTAATGGTGAGTAA
- a CDS encoding DUF433 domain-containing protein: MLIEEYFDFLAPDDIRVKGTRVGIESILYEYIYRQRSPEEILKHFSTLTLDQIYATILYYLTNKEAVNKYIEDWLEWSHQQRKAQELNPHPASIRLQQIKMERQKKNGTQVSY, translated from the coding sequence ATGCTAATAGAAGAATATTTTGATTTTTTAGCACCCGATGACATTCGAGTAAAAGGGACAAGAGTGGGAATAGAAAGCATCCTTTATGAATATATTTATCGTCAACGTTCACCAGAGGAAATATTAAAACACTTTTCCACTCTAACTCTCGATCAAATTTACGCGACAATCCTTTATTATTTAACCAATAAAGAAGCCGTAAATAAATATATTGAAGACTGGTTAGAATGGTCACATCAACAAAGAAAAGCCCAAGAATTAAACCCTCATCCAGCTTCGATAAGACTCCAACAAATTAAGATGGAAAGACAGAAAAAAAATGGCACTCAAGTATCTTATTGA
- a CDS encoding site-specific DNA-methyltransferase: protein MARQKKPDQRKIDQYNHENQQRVNNPPVGLVTPETDPDGDNKNYSYDPHLDPQLVWAGKAEHTNFEVPTVSLHVHERIDPRTIIEAVRKQNQSEGVQLSLFEIAEENPPIRQAIEFYKHKHNWSNRLVAGDSLLVMNSLLEKEGMAGQVQMIYFDPPYGIKYGSNFQPFVNKRDVKDGKDEDLTQEPEMIKAFRDTWELGIHSYLTYLRDRLLLARELLSETGSIFVQISDENLHHVRELMDEVFGIDKFIVIISIQKTGSSTGAFIQSNCDYLLWYVKDFQQAAKSFKKLFIQRKLRSAGGTGYSMVELPDKTDRPLTNDEIADLETLPAGSKIWRAYPLTSDGFRPTTTIEFEFQGRKYHPGSNRHWGVTPEDLQKVAKQGRIVALGNQIHLKRYFDDYPVIPLSNYWDDLGGVSNRIYVVQTNQTAIQRCILMTTKPGDLVLDITCGSGTTAYVAEQWGRRWITCDTSRVAITLAKQRLMTATFDYYQLANSQAGVSDGFKYKTVPHITLKSIANNPEIREGMNRIEIEQAINKYAGQETLYDQPLLDKSKARVTGPFTVEAVPAPTVKPIDDIINPPIPDNSIARSGETLRQSEWRDELLKTGIRGKNGQYILFSRVESLPGTRWLHADAETKPNDLGANTVKETGGSYGQPMRVVISFGSQHAPLEQRQVTQAIEEAQTLVPKPKLIVFAAFQFDPEAAKDIEETNWPGVTLLKAQMNADLLTEDLKKKRASNESFWLIGQPDVALRRIEKGENKDKWQVEVFGFDYYNTKTGNIESGSVEKIAVWMLDIDYDGRSIFPRQVFFPMAGEKDAWSRLAKNLKAEIDEDLIESYQGTVSLPFEMGEYQQVAVKIVDDRGIESLKIIRLT from the coding sequence ATGGCAAGGCAAAAGAAACCTGACCAAAGAAAGATCGATCAATATAATCACGAAAATCAGCAACGAGTCAATAACCCACCTGTGGGATTGGTTACGCCAGAAACCGATCCTGATGGGGATAATAAAAATTATAGCTACGATCCGCACCTTGACCCCCAATTAGTTTGGGCGGGTAAGGCAGAACATACTAATTTTGAAGTGCCAACTGTATCATTGCACGTTCACGAACGCATCGATCCTCGCACCATTATAGAAGCAGTTCGTAAGCAAAATCAAAGCGAGGGTGTGCAGTTATCTCTGTTTGAAATAGCAGAGGAAAATCCGCCGATTCGACAGGCGATCGAATTTTACAAGCACAAGCATAATTGGAGTAACCGCTTAGTAGCTGGAGATTCGCTTTTAGTGATGAACTCCCTATTAGAAAAAGAGGGAATGGCGGGACAAGTGCAGATGATTTATTTCGATCCGCCTTATGGGATTAAATATGGTTCCAATTTTCAGCCGTTTGTGAATAAGCGCGATGTCAAAGATGGGAAAGATGAGGATTTGACTCAAGAACCGGAAATGATTAAGGCATTTCGGGATACTTGGGAATTGGGGATTCATTCTTATTTGACTTATTTAAGAGATAGATTGTTATTGGCGAGGGAGTTATTGTCCGAAACTGGTAGTATTTTTGTGCAGATTTCGGATGAAAACTTGCATCATGTTAGGGAATTGATGGATGAGGTTTTTGGAATAGATAAATTTATAGTTATAATTTCAATTCAAAAAACAGGTAGTTCTACGGGAGCTTTTATTCAATCAAATTGTGATTATCTACTTTGGTATGTCAAGGATTTTCAGCAAGCAGCAAAAAGCTTTAAAAAATTATTTATTCAACGGAAGCTGAGAAGTGCTGGTGGTACTGGTTATTCAATGGTTGAACTACCAGATAAAACAGATCGACCTCTAACTAATGATGAAATTGCTGATTTAGAAACATTACCAGCAGGTAGCAAAATTTGGAGAGCTTATCCGCTAACGTCAGATGGCTTCAGACCAACAACTACTATTGAATTTGAATTTCAAGGCAGAAAGTATCATCCAGGTAGTAACCGTCACTGGGGAGTTACACCAGAGGATTTACAAAAGGTAGCAAAACAAGGGCGTATTGTTGCACTGGGTAATCAAATACATTTAAAGAGGTACTTCGATGATTATCCTGTAATTCCATTATCAAATTACTGGGATGATTTAGGAGGCGTAAGTAATAGAATTTATGTTGTTCAAACTAATCAAACTGCGATTCAACGTTGTATTTTAATGACAACTAAACCAGGTGATTTAGTCCTAGACATCACCTGCGGTAGCGGTACAACAGCCTACGTAGCCGAACAATGGGGACGCAGATGGATAACTTGCGATACTTCAAGAGTAGCAATAACCCTAGCCAAACAAAGGTTAATGACCGCCACCTTTGACTATTATCAACTAGCAAATTCCCAAGCAGGCGTAAGCGATGGATTCAAATACAAAACTGTCCCTCATATCACCCTCAAATCTATTGCCAATAACCCCGAAATTCGGGAAGGCATGAATCGCATAGAAATCGAACAAGCCATTAATAAATACGCAGGCCAAGAAACACTTTACGACCAACCATTATTAGACAAATCCAAAGCCAGAGTTACTGGCCCCTTCACCGTCGAAGCCGTACCCGCACCCACAGTAAAACCAATTGACGATATTATCAATCCCCCCATTCCTGACAATTCAATCGCCCGTTCTGGCGAAACTTTACGCCAATCAGAATGGCGAGATGAACTGCTAAAAACGGGGATTCGTGGTAAAAACGGGCAATATATTTTATTCTCCAGAGTCGAATCTTTACCCGGAACTCGTTGGCTTCATGCCGATGCCGAAACTAAACCAAATGACCTGGGCGCTAATACAGTAAAAGAAACTGGTGGTAGTTATGGTCAACCAATGCGAGTGGTAATTTCCTTCGGGTCACAACACGCACCTTTAGAACAAAGACAAGTCACCCAAGCCATTGAAGAAGCACAAACTTTAGTTCCCAAACCCAAATTAATTGTCTTTGCTGCTTTTCAATTTGACCCGGAAGCCGCCAAAGATATCGAAGAAACCAATTGGCCGGGAGTCACATTATTAAAAGCGCAAATGAACGCCGATTTACTAACAGAAGATTTGAAGAAAAAACGGGCTAGTAATGAGAGTTTTTGGTTGATTGGTCAGCCAGATGTTGCGCTGCGGCGGATCGAGAAAGGAGAAAATAAAGATAAGTGGCAAGTCGAAGTTTTTGGCTTTGATTATTATAACACAAAAACCGGAAATATTGAGTCTGGTAGTGTGGAAAAAATTGCGGTTTGGATGTTAGATATTGATTATGATGGGAGAAGTATTTTCCCCCGTCAGGTTTTCTTCCCGATGGCAGGAGAAAAAGATGCTTGGTCGCGCTTAGCTAAGAATTTAAAAGCTGAAATTGACGAGGATTTAATCGAGTCTTATCAGGGGACTGTTTCCTTGCCTTTTGAAATGGGAGAATATCAGCAGGTTGCTGTTAAAATTGTGGACGATCGGGGAATTGAGAGTTTGAAGATTATTCGGTTAACCTAA
- the psaD gene encoding photosystem I reaction center subunit II PsaD, which translates to MAEQLTGQPPIFGGSTGGLLTKALVEEKYAITWSSPKEQVFEMPTGGAAIMRQGDNLLYLPRKEQCIALGGQQLRAKFKITNYKIYRIFPDGSTEYLHPKDGVFPEKVNEGRPKVGSVERNIGSNPNPATLKFSGKKTFDP; encoded by the coding sequence ATGGCAGAACAACTCACTGGACAACCCCCCATTTTCGGCGGCAGCACCGGCGGCTTGCTGACCAAGGCGCTAGTCGAAGAAAAGTACGCTATTACTTGGAGTAGCCCCAAGGAGCAAGTGTTTGAGATGCCTACTGGCGGCGCGGCCATTATGCGTCAAGGCGACAATCTGCTGTATTTACCTCGTAAAGAGCAGTGCATCGCTTTAGGCGGTCAACAACTGCGAGCCAAGTTCAAAATCACGAATTACAAGATTTACCGCATTTTTCCCGACGGTTCGACGGAGTACCTGCATCCCAAGGATGGCGTTTTCCCTGAGAAGGTGAATGAAGGCCGCCCCAAAGTAGGTAGCGTTGAACGTAATATCGGTAGTAATCCCAATCCGGCTACTTTGAAATTTAGCGGTAAGAAGACTTTTGATCCCTAA
- a CDS encoding DUF2278 family protein — translation MPLKNYGVLKGRPVGSRLAKISNAHYQIHLVSKDTDYRIAINVQSKLEPSELEYLVDENFSHPLLTGLLDLPWGFNAVERKPGGLALDFIRGNLFDRKNMIPLPFDIPGVDNDLNEKIDKYVERAMADENALIYAFGEKWGPETIKDKIFGFLPGNGIHDIHMNQGNVGKFIADDGVWQDGGMLIHFPSDNRWVAIFLKFQSQTWHTDDTTGHQIETIAAPISGGFLEKPQQMAKVEEHDDVIRIVAALVNPIGTDAGKETVTLLNTCSQAIDLKGWAIADKFKNKFTLSGTVAAGATFVVTLPANVQLSSKGGIITLLNNQGLKVHGVSYTQQQSEREGWTIVF, via the coding sequence ATGCCGCTAAAAAATTATGGTGTTTTAAAAGGTCGGCCTGTAGGCAGCCGTTTAGCTAAAATCTCTAATGCTCATTATCAAATCCATCTAGTTTCAAAAGATACGGACTACCGCATTGCTATTAATGTTCAATCCAAACTAGAACCATCTGAACTTGAGTATTTAGTAGATGAAAATTTCTCTCACCCCCTATTAACTGGTTTGTTAGATTTGCCTTGGGGATTCAATGCTGTGGAAAGAAAGCCTGGGGGTTTAGCTTTGGATTTTATTCGCGGCAATTTATTCGATCGCAAAAACATGATTCCCCTGCCCTTTGATATACCGGGCGTTGACAATGATTTAAATGAAAAAATTGACAAGTATGTAGAAAGAGCGATGGCCGATGAAAATGCTCTGATTTATGCTTTTGGTGAAAAGTGGGGCCCCGAAACTATTAAAGATAAAATCTTTGGCTTTTTGCCTGGTAATGGGATTCACGATATCCACATGAATCAGGGTAATGTTGGTAAATTTATCGCGGATGATGGCGTGTGGCAAGATGGGGGAATGTTGATACATTTCCCCTCGGATAATCGCTGGGTGGCTATTTTTCTAAAGTTTCAGTCGCAAACTTGGCACACTGATGATACAACTGGACACCAAATTGAGACTATCGCTGCACCGATTTCAGGCGGGTTTTTGGAGAAACCGCAGCAGATGGCTAAGGTGGAAGAACATGATGATGTGATTCGGATTGTGGCGGCTTTGGTAAATCCCATTGGTACTGATGCTGGCAAGGAAACCGTAACTTTACTTAATACTTGTTCGCAGGCGATTGACTTGAAGGGATGGGCGATCGCAGATAAGTTTAAGAATAAGTTTACTCTCTCTGGTACTGTGGCTGCGGGTGCAACTTTTGTGGTGACGCTGCCAGCTAATGTACAACTTAGTAGCAAGGGTGGTATTATTACGTTATTGAATAACCAAGGCTTAAAGGTTCATGGAGTCTCCTATACTCAGCAGCAATCAGAGCGTGAGGGTTGGACGATTGTATTTTGA
- a CDS encoding pentapeptide repeat-containing protein — MEVSELLKRYENGDRDFAGADLSSANLSGAILIGVNLSGANLSGANLSRAFLTKSELNGASLHRANLSFAKMGEIRLADADLTKANISGAFLVKSKLPRAKLSGANITGANLRNAILWNANLCSAELQLTNLRGANLTGANLNWANFYGAKLSGAKLFGAQLTGISLRKAHLNGIDLGGVDLNGVNLSEAKLNGVNLEGSNLVGANFYAAQLRSVKLTGADLTKANLVRACLVQANLNWSRLSQANLSQADLSEATLMGANFEGTELAGATMPESTRRYFCLTAAGNMTVGQMQEMSATG; from the coding sequence ATGGAAGTAAGCGAACTGCTCAAGCGTTACGAGAACGGAGACAGAGACTTTGCTGGAGCCGATCTCAGCTCGGCTAACCTTAGCGGAGCCATCTTGATCGGAGTCAACCTTTCCGGGGCTAACCTGTCGGGAGCTAATCTGAGCCGGGCCTTTCTCACAAAATCAGAACTCAATGGCGCTTCCCTCCACAGAGCGAATCTAAGTTTTGCCAAAATGGGCGAAATTAGACTGGCGGATGCTGACCTCACGAAGGCAAACATCAGCGGAGCTTTCCTAGTAAAATCAAAACTACCCAGAGCAAAACTCAGCGGCGCGAACATAACCGGCGCTAACCTACGCAATGCTATCCTCTGGAACGCCAATTTATGCAGTGCCGAGCTGCAATTAACTAACCTGCGGGGCGCGAATCTGACGGGAGCTAATCTCAACTGGGCCAATTTCTACGGTGCCAAACTCAGCGGTGCAAAACTTTTTGGAGCTCAACTAACAGGTATTAGTCTCAGGAAAGCTCATCTCAACGGTATCGATTTGGGGGGAGTGGATCTCAATGGTGTCAACTTGAGCGAAGCGAAACTTAATGGAGTGAACTTAGAAGGGTCAAACTTGGTGGGGGCAAATTTTTACGCAGCTCAGTTGCGTAGCGTCAAGTTAACGGGAGCAGACTTAACAAAGGCAAATCTGGTGCGAGCTTGCTTAGTACAAGCAAACTTAAACTGGAGTAGACTGTCTCAGGCAAACTTAAGCCAAGCCGACTTGAGCGAGGCGACGTTAATGGGAGCCAATTTTGAGGGTACTGAGTTAGCCGGAGCCACAATGCCAGAATCGACAAGGCGCTATTTCTGTTTAACTGCGGCGGGTAATATGACAGTTGGGCAAATGCAAGAAATGAGTGCGACGGGTTGA
- the ctpB gene encoding carboxyl-terminal processing protease CtpB: MNLASRRFSKFRTALLSGAIATTASVTLFVPGLSQSVRAALQDSPKAVLDEAWQIVNRDYVDPSFNKVDWQAARQQLLDKDYTSREEAYSALRKALEKLNDPYTRFMDPKQYEALTNQTSGELTGVGMRLEQDEKTKTISVAEPMEDSPAIQAGIQAGDQILGIDGKSTEGMTVGDAAGLIRGSEGTKVTLKIGRTGKSPFEVTLTRARIEVAAVRYNLKEEGKTRVGYIRLQEFSAHAGEQMQKAIKKLKDQKADAFVLDLRGNPGGLLRVSIDIARMWMDTGAIVRTVDREGGSEEMRANRTAITDKPLVVLVDDNSASASEILAGALKDNKRATVMGGQTFGKALVQSVHSLSDGSGLAVTIAHYYTPNGIDISHKGVTPDVKVDVTDEQKLQLASKPSLVGTQDDPCYARAIALLKTNPSARPLAANEIR; encoded by the coding sequence ATGAACCTAGCCTCAAGACGATTTTCCAAGTTCCGTACTGCCCTCTTGAGCGGGGCGATCGCAACAACTGCCTCCGTTACTTTATTTGTTCCCGGTCTGAGCCAATCCGTCCGTGCCGCACTTCAGGACAGCCCTAAAGCTGTTTTAGACGAAGCGTGGCAAATTGTTAACCGGGATTATGTAGATCCCAGCTTTAATAAGGTCGATTGGCAAGCCGCAAGGCAGCAGTTGCTAGACAAAGATTATACTTCTCGCGAAGAAGCTTATAGCGCTCTCCGCAAAGCCTTAGAGAAGTTAAACGACCCCTACACGCGCTTTATGGACCCAAAGCAGTACGAAGCGCTAACCAACCAAACTTCAGGGGAACTGACAGGGGTCGGTATGAGGTTGGAACAGGACGAAAAAACTAAAACGATCTCGGTGGCCGAACCAATGGAGGATTCTCCTGCGATTCAAGCTGGCATTCAAGCCGGAGATCAAATTTTAGGAATTGACGGTAAATCTACCGAAGGCATGACCGTAGGTGATGCTGCTGGCCTGATTCGCGGCTCAGAGGGAACAAAAGTCACCCTCAAAATTGGCAGAACTGGAAAAAGTCCATTTGAGGTAACTCTGACTAGGGCCAGAATTGAAGTAGCCGCCGTTCGCTATAACCTCAAGGAGGAAGGGAAGACGCGAGTTGGCTACATCCGCTTGCAAGAGTTCAGCGCTCACGCAGGCGAACAAATGCAAAAAGCAATTAAAAAACTTAAGGATCAGAAAGCTGATGCTTTCGTATTAGATTTGCGCGGGAATCCAGGGGGACTCTTGCGAGTCAGCATTGACATTGCCCGGATGTGGATGGATACTGGCGCGATCGTGCGTACAGTAGACCGCGAGGGAGGAAGCGAAGAAATGCGGGCTAATCGCACTGCTATTACTGATAAGCCTTTGGTGGTTTTAGTTGATGACAATTCTGCCAGTGCTAGCGAAATTTTAGCAGGAGCCCTTAAGGATAATAAACGCGCGACTGTAATGGGCGGTCAAACCTTCGGGAAAGCGCTGGTACAGTCAGTGCATTCCCTCTCTGACGGTTCGGGATTGGCCGTAACGATCGCTCACTACTACACTCCTAACGGTATTGATATCAGCCACAAAGGGGTGACACCCGACGTTAAAGTGGATGTTACGGACGAGCAGAAGTTACAACTAGCCAGTAAGCCATCGCTAGTGGGAACTCAAGATGACCCTTGCTACGCCCGTGCGATCGCACTTTTGAAAACTAATCCTTCAGCTCGTCCTCTTGCGGCTAACGAGATTCGTTAG